The Leptodactylus fuscus isolate aLepFus1 chromosome 5, aLepFus1.hap2, whole genome shotgun sequence genome segment taatagggttcgatattcgattcgagtagttgaatattaaggagctactcaaaacaaatatcgaatatcgaatatttaactactcgctcatctctactagtaagcaAAACAGACATCAATATACCCAGACATGTAATAACTCTGTATCTTTCTCCCATAATTCTATTCTCACATTGCAGAGAAGGTGATCTTTATAGACCGTCACCGATCAGATCTTGTTAAAAAGGTCGTAAACGTAGATCAAGTTCTACGAGATCTCCGAGGCCAAGACCTGCTGACTCAGGACCAGTACAAAGATGTGACGGCAAAGACAACGACTGAGGAACAGATGAGGAGGCTGTGTGATATTATCAGATGCTGGGAGGATACGGGGAAATCTATGGCTTATAATGTTCTCAGAAAATACAATGAAGACCTTATTAAAGACTTACAAAacaaggaatggatacaaaaaatTACTCACTCACAAAACTCCACAGGTGAGTCTTACACCGATTCCTTATTTGATTCCCTGAAGCTGATGACATTCTATACAttgtcagggtaagttcacacagggttttttggtctggaacctgaggcggaggccacctcaggttcggaaaaaaaaacaggcagccgcgactgaatggcaatgcactgcaccggcatccagttgcgcacttcgctccggattaggtccaatgaatgggcctagtagggaggagggagtgtcttcaggtcgatTCGCCTCGCGaacaatgagcatctcgcttctttttccgggagccggaacaaagcgAATGAACTGactggcttccattgatttcaatgggagccctctttttggtcaggatgttgagGCGAATACATCTAAAACTTGTCGGCCAAAAAAGTCCTAAAATGTCTATTTTGTCTGACTATTTCAGGCATAAATAGTGGACACACAACAGATCCCATTCTAATAAATCAGGTCTCTTGGACTCCATTAGTTTTCCCTATTTAAATGGTCCTTTTGTCTATTTATATGGTCCTCCCACCGGTCAGATGAATGGACACTAAGATACTGGTGTAAACCTTGAAAATTCTGGACCAACTGGACTTGAGACACAACAAAATATGGATTTTGATGTCTAACTGTGAATAAGTGTGTACAATATAGATAATCGTTGTGCGTATAATTCGGGTGTGTACCCAGTGCGGGGCTACATTTTTCTATATCAATtcaaaattccctatcagtatgtctttggagtatgcgaggaaacccacacaaacatgtggagattcgaacccaggactccagcgctggaaGGCCGAGttaacacagggttttttggtctggaacctgaacctcaggttccagatcaaaaaatgggtagccgtgactgaatgccggtgcactgcaccggcatccagttgtgcactttgctccggattaggcccaatgaatgggcctagtagggagtgtcttcagggcgAATCGCGAagcgaattggcctgaagaatgagcatctcacttcattttctggagccggaagaaatggctcctggaaaaaaaaactgaccggctgccattgatttcaatgagaaccgtttttttggtcaggagtttgaggcGGATACTGCCTCAtactcctgaccaaaaaaccccctgtgaacttaccctaaagctttagtgctaaccactgagtcatggTGTTTGCCAAAAAGGTGCAAGTGCATATAAGAGGATGCATTTAATTCAGGAGGAGGTAAGGTATCCCTCTACTGGTGCAGGGGGCATTAAGGCTGGTGTATTAATGCCCCATTGCATTAATCCCCTGTTGAAGTGAAAGCCCCACACACGTAATAATTTGGTGTCTTTCCCTCCTAACCTGCCCTTCACGATACAGACAGGGTAAACTTCATAGAAGATCACCGATCAGACCTTATTATATGGATCATGGATATAGATCCAGTTCTGCGAGATCTCCGAGATCAGGATCTACTGACTCAGGACCAGTACAACGACATGATGGAAAAGCCAACAACCCGGGAGAAGATGAGAGAGCTGTGTGATATTATCAGATACTGGGAGGATACGGGGAAAGTTACAGCTTATAACAGTCTCAGAAAGCACAATCAAGAAGTCATCAAAGATTTGGAAATGGAGGAGTGGAAATGGGGAAATTCTCAACCACAACTCATCAGGGGTAAGTCTCGATCTGgtgtttagggttgagccgatcttgagatttcaggattgattttaaaatctgatttccgataattttccagccaatcccgatcacgatcgtgaaatttgcttgatcgccgatcaggatccgatctttcccgatcccaattgctcaattctagtcaatgcttctctatgggaaaagtcacttttagggttgagccgatcttgagatttcaaaatccgatttccgatcattttccaaccaatcccgatcacaatcgtgaaatttgctcaatcgccaatcggcatccgatcttttccaaacccaatcgctcaaccctactggtgttTCATATCAGATTTCCAATAGATACTTATGTGTCCACCATCATTTATATAAGTTTTCATTGTCTTTAATTCATCTTTCGATGTGTTTTTCCAATAAACTATGGAACATTGTTATTTACTCGTTTACCAAATGCGCATCAACTCTTGTATCGTATTttcctatactgtatacacatttaCTGATCCAGTTACATCACATACATTATTATAGACCATGCTCACCTGTTCATTATTTAAAATACATGTAGTAATGGAtctttctcccataattctcccCTCTCACTCCAGAAAAGATAAACTTTATAGACGATCACCGAGCAGATCTTATTAAGTGGTTAACCAATATCGATCCGGTTCTGGGTGATCTCCGGGATCAGGATCTATTGACTCAGGAACAGTACAATGATGTGACAGAGAAGGAGACATCCCGGGAGAAGATGAGAGAGCTGTGTGATATTATCAGAGACTGGGGGGATACTGAGAAGTATACAGCTTATAGAGTTCTCAGAAAACACAATGAAGAAACTGTGGAAGACTTGGACATGGAGGAGTGGATGAAGAAAACGTCTGACTCAAGGAGCTTCAGGGGTAAAtctctccatagcatatcatatTATcttaatgtaaagattgagagtcctctgTAGtctatacctttttaatggctaagaaAAATATGATGAcgtattgcgagctttcggaactACTAGGTTCGTTCATCAagttggtataacacaatatttgaaggcaagcacatttatacaggaatacggTGTTTGACGCACAATTGATGTAAAGCGGTACAATTCAATTGTGCATCAATTCAATTACATCAATTATGCgtcaaacactgtattcctgtataaatgtgcttgccttcagatattgtgttacaccagcctgatgaaggaacctagtagttccgaaagcttgcaatatgtcatcatatttttgttagccattaaaaaggtatcaaactactgaagactctcaatctttacatttcatatccactggctaatatggtacaaagataaaaaaaagtttcttatattatcTTAATGTGATACCTTATAAAATACATTGCATTATAAACAGAAAGAAACAGGATCCACTAGTGAACCAGTCTGAAGAGACAGAAACATCTTCAGACATAATAAGACGTCTTCAATAGTATTAAGGTTGTACTTCTGTCACCATAATTCTTCTTATACATTACAGACAAGGTCATCTTTATAGATTGTCACCGATCAGCTCTTATTCAAAGGATAAAGGATGTAGACCCGGTTCTGTGTGATCTCCGACATCTACTGACTCAGGAGCAGTACGATCACGTCATGAGAAAGAAAACATCCCTGGAGAAGATGAGAGAGTTGTGCGATATTATCAGAGACTGGAGGGATACGGAGAAGAGTATGGCGTATAGAGTTCTCCGAAAACACAATGAAGAAATCATCAAGTACTTGGAGGTGGAGGACTGGGTGAGGAAAAATGCTCAGTTACAACATTTCAGGGGTAAGTCTGGGTGACTGTCTGATATTTAATATTGATACacttacaatattaataatagtattaatactatttaatatatatatatatatatatatatatatatatatatatataattggtgGCACTCCAGAGAAATAATAATATGgcttttattactagagatgagcgagtagttttcaATCGagaaggtgttcgatcgaatactacggtattcaaaatactcatactcgatcgaacactactagctgttcgaagtttaaggtttgatgcagaaccagcgttgattggcagaatgctatacattctgccaatcaatgctggttcttctcttacctttagaagtcttctttatgcagcgtccccgcatcctcttccggccggaattcactctgcctaggcatcgggcctaggcagagccgactgcgcatgtccgtgcatgaccgcgcatgcgcagtcggctcttcctaggcccgatgcctaggcagagtgaattccagccggaagaagacacggggacgttgtgcggggagaagacttctcggaggatccagcccgaccgtcactcgtggacttggtaagtataatttgatcgaattttgcctacccctgaaacgtacccctgaaacgagcatttccccccatagactataatggggttcgaaatccgttcgaacagtcgaacagtgtgcggctgttcgaatcggatttcgaacctcgaacattttagtgttcgctcatctctatttattaccctaTAGAAACTATTTCTTTGATTTAGACCTCTATCTGCTTTTAAGACTTGTGAGAACCTCTGAAGTAGTTTATGCCAAATTTTTGCTGAAATATTGAAAATTCTGAgaggttcacaaactttcaagtaCTACTTTATATAAATTGCCACTTCAGGATTCCATTCAAGGGATACTTTAttggactctttttttttttttttaatcaaatttgTAAAAGTCAGTATTGAGCCAGAGAGTGGACTACAAGATAGGACTTCAGTTATTAACCTGGATTCCGTTCATTATTGGACTGCCTGTCAAAAGTTTGGACATTCTTAATTGAATGTTGGATTCTCTTTACTCAGTTATATAATGGGTTAAACCATCAAGAAGATTTGCACATGTTAGGCTGAGTTTACATACAGTTTTTTGGGCACAATTTTGAGGCCGCATCTGcctcaaatcctgaccaaaaagtcagctcccattgaagtcaatgggatccggtCAGCTCTTTCTTCCAGgaaccgtttgttccggctcccggaaaaaagaacggacatgctcattcttctggCGGATTggaaagacactccctcctcccgactaggtcccttcattgggcctaatccggagcagagtgcgcgactggatgccggtgtagtgcaccagcatccagtcatggctacccaTATTTTGAACCGAaagcgcctcaggttccggaccaaaaaaccccatgtgaacttaccctaaggtttcCTTTAGGGATATCATTAATAAAAGTCAAGGTCACTGGAGTCTTGTATTAGGGTCAGCATTTAACTATATCTgggcgaacctcacaagatttgtttcaatgaatatttgtgaggttcgacACTCTGGGACCTTTCAGCCTGAGTTTGTTCAGAACGAATCAGAAATACTATTATTATTCtccggggtctcctcagacctcagagtataataagtggaggcttaAGAGAGGTGAGCAAAAATATCAAACATTCACACTCCCCATTCTTCAGATACGTAATGAAGATATAATGTTGACCTACATTTCCTTTCTCTCTCTATAGGCAGGGTAAATTTTATAGACGAACACCAATCAGATCTTATTAGATGTATAACAGATGTAGATCCAGTTCTACGTGACCTCCGGGACCAGGATCTACTGACTCGGGAACAGTACAAAGAGGTGATGGCCAAGAGAACATCCCCGGAGAAGATGAGAGAGCTGTGTGATATTATCCGTTACTGGGAGGATCTGGGCAAGTGTGCGGCTTATACAATTCTCAGAAGATACAATGAAAAAATCATCACAGACATGAAAGTGACACAGGAGTCAAAGAGGAGGACTATAAAACACCCACTATTGTCCCGAGGTGAGTCTGGATCATTATCTGACAATCCATATCTGATTTATTGTAGATATCCGGAAGAAGCTGATGGCAATGTTAAGGTCTTAATATACGACTAACttctagtgacagcactgagccaAACTTAACTTTGGAAAAACTTTGGAGTTAAACGAGTCAGAAGCTTTGCGGTTCGATTTGCacaaacatggagaaaacagagaaaGCAAGGATCACATGATCATAGGGATCAGAAAGGGCAACTCCATAATTCCTTGCAGTCCTCATGAAAAGGGACAACCAATAATGTGACACTGGTTCCACGGTCTCTGATGACTTATAAGTCACAATAACCTCATAGGTATCATATAAAAATCTCAGACAGGAAGATAAGGTctattttgtggggagagattcAACAGATAGGAACATCTCAGTCAGATTGAGAAAGATAGgtaacacagataatacagtgtgcggaAGTTTAGTGTTAGGATTGGAGAAGATGGAGATCGGAGACTGGAGTCATTCTGTCTATCCATGCTATCATACTGGTACATATGCATTTTGGAGCTGACAAAGCCTCCGTGACTAATAAGTAATAAACTGACTTATATAATCAATAGTGCAGCAAAGCAAGTAGGAAAAAATCCTtgaaaaactgcagtgacagAAGTATTTCTTGTATCTACAGCTgaacaatattatatatacagagaagAGCAGAAACTGATGGAAGGATCCATAGAAAACCTGGAAATTGAGGACGTTTCATCAAAAACAGAACAACACCGTAAGTATTAATATGTTTCTTTTCCTCCATgtctacagatgtgtccatccttATAAAGGATTTCCaggactaaaaatattgatggcctatccttaggataagtcatgaaTAGCAGATCGATGGGGGTCCCGAACCAAgcaactgtttgaagagaccccaaaccTCCCCAGTCATGTCATGATCCCCTAGCACAGCTGTGATTCAGTCCTAGTcaggtgaatggggctgagcagcaatattaagcatagcttctatgtgtttggtactcagtgaagaggctgcaacactcacccaaacaaatcaaatcaaatcaaaaaagctttattggcacgtccgaatagatatttggcattgccaaagctagtaaagtgtgtgtgtgtgtggggagttgggtgagtggtgggtgagtggtgggtatggggggggggtataacagtccatggagtctcatcttcctcttcgttggtgaccgctatatgggggtgtGTGActgggggcgggtgtattgggataaatataacagtccgtggagtctcatcttcctcttcgttggtgaccgctatatggggaggtgggggtggggtgggtgtattgggataaatataacagtccgtggagtctcatattcctcttgtttggtgacagctggacacgtattgggcagcgatctccacagtggcctcttcttctcccagtaggatgtagagtttcctcttctcgtctgcagatatgaagtctgggatgtgggcagagagtctttgataGTAGACGgcactcacagctgagtatttggtgcagtgtagcaggaagtgggtctcgtcttctagggccccctggtcacagtgctggcacagtctgttctcccgtggcttgtacgtctgcctgtatcgccccgtctctatctctaggttgtgggcgctcagtctgtaccggctcagggtctgtctgtgcttggggtggcgtattctctccaggtatgtggccatggtgtagtccctttgtagggattggtacacggtgagtttcttggagttatttattttgtttctccattcttcaatgtaccgctctctgtttgcctctgtggtcgcctttatttcggccttagttatcatctgttggtgtttttggtttggtggttggctgttgtttggttggtgagtgtctggtttgctcaggtggcttagccatgcttggtggtggtaggagtcaggcttgctcccctggatgtgtgcctggaaagctagcgccctcttctgtatggtgagccatagggggagtctgcctagctctgccctgcaggccatgttggaggtgttgcgatggacatggagcaggtatttgcagaactccaggtggaagttctctgttgggctggaatcccactttgactggtctgggtaggtggctgggccccaaacctcgctgccatagagaaggatcggggagatgactgcgtcaaatatcttcagccagaccctcaccggtggtttgaggtggtacagttgtcttctgatggcttagaaggttctgcaggcttttgctttcagggtttctattgctgctttgaagcttcctgattggctgagctccagccccaggtaggtgtagctgttggttttctccagtgtggagccattcagtgtgaattgtgggatggaggctttgttgtggcccttcttctgaaataccatgactttggtcttcttctggttgatgggtagggccaatgtggtgctgaatttttccagcactgacaggctttcttggaggtctttctcggtgggggccaggagtaggaggtcgtcggcgtatagcaggaacttcacctcccggtcgttcagggtgaggcctggggttggtgaggcctccagggctgtagccagttcattaatatagatgttgaagagcgttgggctcaggctacagccttgtctgacccctcgggcctgttggaagtatgctgtccttttcccattcaccttcacactgcactggtttcctgtGCAGTGTGAAGTGTGAAGTGTGAAGTGTGCAGTGTGTTTCCAAACACTACGGTCTCTAGAACAGGTGATCTGTGGGGACCTCCCCCTCCCCCGGTCACATATTGATCATTTATCCTGAGGATACCTGCCTGGCTGTACATGTACTCCTACCCATTTCCTGGCTATCAGATGAAATACTTTGATGCAGCAAAATTCTCTTCATGATCCAACTGGTAGAACTTGTCAGGGTGTACCAGATTAGGactagcttcttttttcctctttcGTCTACCGCACCTTTAGTAACCCACTTTATTCATCTTTATAATGGTAATTTGTAAGAGGGTCTATTCGGTGTTTGTGGCCCCTGACAATTACTAAAGGGTCTCACTGAAGGATAAAGTGTTGGTGAGGCAGCAAAAAACTGGAATCTGAGTTTAGTGGTTCTTGGTTCAAGAACATTGGGTGTAAGGCACAGAGCTCAAGCTCTGTGCCTTACACCCAATGTTCTTGAGCCAAGAACTTACAGAGTCTATTAAAGAGTCTACTTACAGAGAGTCCACTTACAGAGTCTATTAAAGGCTTGATGGCTACTATTGACAAAAGCCTTTCAGTAGAGGACGGGCAGCAAAGTGAAGATTACTGTCCCTCTTCTGAAGCCACAAAATTTACTGTCAATTGCAACAGAGGGCATACAATTCAATGGTTTCAGTATCAACAGGATGAGCAGGTTATGGGAGTAACACAAATCACAGGACTTGGTGGAGCAACATGGACCTCAATTTCCAAAGTAACCGCTGTAAGGTCCATGACTTGCAAAGACCATTGTAAGTCTCTCTATTCAGGAAGCAATAATCCAGTTATATTAATTCTGGTCAAGGATTCCACCAAGTCAAACTGTCCCACAACAGACCACAGTCTAGTTAGAGGCCAAAACAGAAGGGCATTGAATTATGAAGCCACAAAATCTCAGCAGTGGAGGAAGAATTGTTAGACAACCTTAACGCTGATTCAGAGACCAGGCCAATTTTGCTGCAATTCTCTCCAGTCAATGTCATGCAGCCATCAAAGCCAAACCTGCTACCTATGTACCTATATACACCATCGCTGACTGCATCATATCTCACCAGCCTTCTATATATCATTTGATCCCCACTTACAATGGAGCCCCTGGTGTAACATCTTCTAGCTTCCACACCTGGTACAAGAAGAAACCCACATAGGCAATGGGCCAACCTAATACATATATGACAACATGAAAAACTGGACACAGTAAAAGGGGATCACCTCAAGCAAAAATCACAAAGAGTGTATAACACAGCATAGCATTCAGTAACCATCATATAACCTATTATAAATGATTTACCTCCCACAGTCGGAGTCTACTTCAGAATTATATGAGTGTGGTTCATGGTGGTGGGAAGTCTACCCCAACCACCCACTCTTAGAGTTTGTTTTTGTATTGAATACATAATATGATTTGAGAGAATATTGGAGTATATTGGATAATATTGGAGAATATTGGAGAATATTGGAGAATACTGGGGTATATTGGAGTATATTGGAGTATATTGGAGAATACTGGAGTATATTGGAGTTTATTGGAGAATATTGGAGTATATTGGAGTATATTGGAGTATATTGGAGAATATTGGAGAATGCTGGAGTGTATTGGAATATATTGGAGAATATTGGAGTatattggagtatattgaagtatattggAGTTTATTGGAGAATATTGGAGAATGCTGGAGAATATTGGAGTATATTGGAGAATATTGGAGTATATTGGAGAatattggagtatattgaagtatAACATAGTCTCTCTACTGTGTAACTacagttattattatttacaggAACAAGTCAGGAACCTGAGATGTCCCAGATGTGTGATGTTGGGATGATCGAAGATGACACGAGCTGTAAACTGTGTGAGAAGGTAACACTAGTAATACCTAATATCACAGACATCAAGGGGCTTCTTGACCCTCTTTATAATACACGAAGACTTTACAATTTGACATTTCTAAGCCAACAGTCACCAGGGCCACTGGATATAAGCATCACCAGTGCTATCCGATCTCCTTCTTTCTATAATGGGTGCATTCATCTATACTTTATCTTAGAATATTAGATCACAAGCATCCTATAGCACCAGAGAACACTAGATGTTAGGGATGAGAGAGAGATTGAGAGCCAAGCCCTCTTGCCAATGTGTGACCATACAAATGCTTTTCTCAACAACTAAGTAAAAATTCCCAAAGACACATTCCAAAAGCTTCCCAGAAGAGCGGAAGACTGATTTTAGCTGGTAAGGGAGGTCAAATGCAAATTATTGTCCATGAATTTAGAATAGGATGTCATAACATCTCCTGTACATGTAATGTATAATAATACCACTGAAAACCACTGACGTAATGTGTTTTTCCTGGCAGGTAAACTGACCCAATCTTTTCTTATGGCCCTTGTATATTTATGGGTCCAGTAGGGCAATGAGTGTTGGTCAAAATTCAGGACACATCCTATATCTGTCCATTTTACAACATGGGGAGTTAAGTGAATGGGTCTATAGAAGCTTGGGTGGCAGATGGATATCATCCATGTACCATTTGTGCCAATTTCCCTCGGAGCTGCACATGTTTGTGAGCATATAGCACAATCTGCAACACTAACACTCCTCCATATCAACCAGACTAATGGAAAACCAAGAGTTTTTAGACTTGCCTGACCCTGTAATACTGAAGTATTCTCTCCATCCTATTCACTAAACATGTATCACTCGGTTGGGCATGAATGTGTAGAGGAAACTCAGGGGACATACTGTAGCTGTTGGTCAAACAAAGGGATTGTCTGATCTCATATTTGTGGCAAGCTTTAGGGACATCCCCTTTTATAATTAGAGACAGAGACTCAAAATGAtacttgttattattattattgattttgaACACCTTCTTTCTTCTGTCAGTCTCAGGAATCGGTGCAAGTTGTTACCCCTTCTATATTCGGCACCACATACCGGTAGGTCATTTCTATTTCCAGCGTATTCACATTGGGCAGACTTTCTGCATTATCTGCATTGTCTCTCTGTGTCATCTGTATAGATAGTGCCGCATAGTGTGCGCTCTACAGCAACTGATATCAATGGGAATAAAAAATTGTCAATAGATGGTTGAGAGGAATAGATGGCACGTGATGTATTTCCAAAGTCAAGGAAAAGTCAGAGGTGAAAGTCCCTTCAATTAACGTAACATTTCAATGGTTTATCCCCATAGGACATGTGTGAAGCAGATTCTCCCTCTCTCTTCCAATGGATGGAGGACATTTGTTTGAATCCCATCTGCTTTGCTGCTGTTGTTCTTATGCGGTATATATATCCCGGGTGCATATATCTCtggttaacaaaaaaacaaaatgcagaaATAAATTCTCTCTTTAGGTTTAAAAT includes the following:
- the LOC142202322 gene encoding uncharacterized protein LOC142202322 isoform X1, translating into MGLTLQEVLLTALKKLDHLTYQRFILKLSIWKVREGYKNIPKDELMGKDPDHVAGLIHEYYSYAYGAEVTLAVLEDIGEKKVQEELQRDLWKVDNTRQGLGTSMFTEKVIFIDRHRSDLVKKVVNVDQVLRDLRGQDLLTQDQYKDVTAKTTTEEQMRRLCDIIRCWEDTGKSMAYNVLRKYNEDLIKDLQNKEWIQKITHSQNSTDRVNFIEDHRSDLIIWIMDIDPVLRDLRDQDLLTQDQYNDMMEKPTTREKMRELCDIIRYWEDTGKVTAYNSLRKHNQEVIKDLEMEEWKWGNSQPQLIREKINFIDDHRADLIKWLTNIDPVLGDLRDQDLLTQEQYNDVTEKETSREKMRELCDIIRDWGDTEKYTAYRVLRKHNEETVEDLDMEEWMKKTSDSRSFRDKVIFIDCHRSALIQRIKDVDPVLCDLRHLLTQEQYDHVMRKKTSLEKMRELCDIIRDWRDTEKSMAYRVLRKHNEEIIKYLEVEDWVRKNAQLQHFRGRVNFIDEHQSDLIRCITDVDPVLRDLRDQDLLTREQYKEVMAKRTSPEKMRELCDIIRYWEDLGKCAAYTILRRYNEKIITDMKVTQESKRRTIKHPLLSRAEQYYIYREEQKLMEGSIENLEIEDVSSKTEQHRTSQEPEMSQMCDVGMIEDDTSCKLCEKSQESVQVVTPSIFGTTYRLSMTSPGLFRCSDSGIQFQVTQPVTIEYEVDSWSNYTEILQNLRGGYEIIGPLFNVKSRLEPNMVSTVYLPHCLCVGGFKGDKSLIRCFHHKDDNLVLETPSRLEGKYAVLENPTFSCIGVILYPLSLLQEGIMRLIPYHGMVLLFCNTIVKKDLRHQYRLHLYLLPRIHLVEKEVERTEMKFSFQRIPKPPQTESVYYKKKYRINGPRTARVNPEILLFESHCPSEIYSFIEISIEGETSTEVNVSILPENEDVTVWKSVVSADEMLNLPPAMSRLTNSSGHRNPLAEEKVHFVDEHRAVLIRMIFDVDLVLDDLLDQRLLNNEQYDTVLSKNTNAEKMRMLYSYIRSWGYDDKDKVYQSLWKHNQPLMKKLDREDYNDTHKVNDRNSCQIL
- the LOC142202322 gene encoding uncharacterized protein LOC142202322 isoform X2; this translates as MGLTLQEVLLTALKKLDHLTYQRFILKLSIWKVREGYKNIPKDELMGKDPDHVAGLIHEYYSYAYGAEVTLAVLEDIGEKKVQEELQRDLWKVDNTRQGLGTSMFTEKVIFIDRHRSDLVKKVVNVDQVLRDLRGQDLLTQDQYKDVTAKTTTEEQMRRLCDIIRCWEDTGKSMAYNVLRKYNEDLIKDLQNKEWIQKITHSQNSTDRVNFIEDHRSDLIIWIMDIDPVLRDLRDQDLLTQDQYNDMMEKPTTREKMRELCDIIRYWEDTGKVTAYNSLRKHNQEVIKDLEMEEWKWGNSQPQLIREKINFIDDHRADLIKWLTNIDPVLGDLRDQDLLTQEQYNDVTEKETSREKMRELCDIIRDWGDTEKYTAYRVLRKHNEETVEDLDMEEWMKKTSDSRSFRDKVIFIDCHRSALIQRIKDVDPVLCDLRHLLTQEQYDHVMRKKTSLEKMRELCDIIRDWRDTEKSMAYRVLRKHNEEIIKYLEVEDWVRKNAQLQHFRGRVNFIDEHQSDLIRCITDVDPVLRDLRDQDLLTREQYKEVMAKRTSPEKMRELCDIIRYWEDLGKCAAYTILRRYNEKIITDMKVTQESKRRTIKHPLLSRAEQYYIYREEQKLMEGSIENLEIEDVSSKTEQHRTSQEPEMSQMCDVGMIEDDTSCKLCEKSQESVQVVTPSIFGTTYRLSMTSPGLFRCSDSGIQFQVTQPVTIEYEVDSWSNYTEILQNLRGGYEIIGPLFNVKSRLEPNMVSTVYLPHCLCVGGFKGDKSLIRCFHHKDDNLVLETPSRLEGKYAVLENPTFSCIGVILYPLSLLQEGIMRLIPYHGMVLLFCNTIVKKDLRHQYRLHLYLLPRIHLVEKEVERTEMKFSFQRIPKPPQTESVYYKKKYRINGPRTARVNPEILLFESHCPSEIYSFIEISIEGETSTEVNVSILPENEDVTVWKSVVSAGHRNPLAEEKVHFVDEHRAVLIRMIFDVDLVLDDLLDQRLLNNEQYDTVLSKNTNAEKMRMLYSYIRSWGYDDKDKVYQSLWKHNQPLMKKLDREDYNDTHKVNDRNSCQIL